The Argopecten irradians isolate NY chromosome 6, Ai_NY, whole genome shotgun sequence genome has a window encoding:
- the LOC138324989 gene encoding uncharacterized protein isoform X3, which produces MDEHESESEDFLDSLYDSDYEDCSDRSSQPAANRSTSASPTPRSVQSLSSLAAQVTGEHFPCQFLENHNPPLDEAMIKKVAFWAFPQSESRVKIYAKLTHYKEDDWRDGESLIEEDRIMDITQVGFMVSAILSKTVFLTAESSDSTTITTKSKIEDAKVMLSFEKHKVTSTSCSLCPQVVWCRHVVAVIIYRIRNANKITVHAPVTEVLGTLSRNQMQKLLQYAIREDPGGVTCHIFKHMDKIRDTRSELNQTQGAPDPTFGICEGQESCIDLSLEQLNHDFRDDVKRVSSYRYPDTCNFDEKAKSQIYRFYIQKVAELIANEEVDSAGKVLIKMANTTLNEITTQRQSVSVNRLFHDIERLFSCFISSFQGQIRADLIQTAIDINSITKNMDSDRFINASEWSDLDSIPLENYITESSMSCEDGNSQGILGASRTAPFYQAVCSSLISDPPDSLEDLLNGNQRPLTTSYEEPLPIMLLRFETLMHFGTKKVDQKLYYLGVVILRKLLNLSRKYSVIGCNKVLDSDSEASSSENDDSDNESVSSLTSMKRTRKQKNRPKKKPCSVPRLDTTEVDMEGMSRAQISYSLLFVCYTLYKVENLVSLGLEGFPVILDATFRAMELGRFRAIASEDAIVAKDYCWLVYLDKQIQESYSKLADNNSTIHTLQEQTVQKYASALQEHQASFYGDNYAVGLLSLLLHESLISEKVGQTLALEGACLSTRPLRLLNIPELPFNKSNAEDLKSRWKFVIEKIFSGFLDNKTNNNALISKFLTYTESIDDIEFAFLVYQVLSKYQKEFTLLEQQIAFFKFLLQLVKLCNSYTFDVLGLRSMLCTSFIDVGVQIQTEFLGLILPDWQEMCTLFSTEDLKKIIKVMEGYMYKKGVEALPRETTDMLLRYFEAGFKHDEECSEFLRFLPFGALRQDALQKVIYNNMNYTPTALLLLAKITHDEMDSSTLPFGDLFSENVFLLIQQAFRRLREPNNGNDAIADTDTAFSVDLRVHLLWFFGKIAECGYGDDIVKGSQFPTIMDDIATTIRNDSQLLVSFFSEMKKSEPLFDHARHVLGEHLIGSYQRRFQSRLRTCGRCSYEYVLQEMKEARNNCMQYVDNGGALFKRNVTEHVRRLHRGKKKFLQLMDSKFPELRKDF; this is translated from the exons ATGGATG AGCATGAATCTGAATCAGAAGACTTCCTGGACAGCTTGTATGACAGTGACTATGAAGACTGCTCTGACAGGTCATCACAGCCAGCGGCCAACCGGTCTACCTCTGCATCACCAACTCCACGTTCTGTGCAATCTCTGTCGTCTCTTGCCGCTCAAGTCACTGGAGAACATTTTCCTTGCCAATTTTTAGAAAATCACAACCCTCCTTTAGATGAAGCCATGATTAAAAAA GTTGCCTTTTGGGCATTTCCCCAGAGTGAAAGTCGAGTAAAGATCTATGCCAAACTAACTCATTACAAAGAGGATGATTGGAGAGATGGCGAGTCACTTATAGAGGAGGATAGGATCATGGATATCACACAAGTTG GATTTATGGTATCGGCAATCTTATCCAAAACTGTGTTTTTGACGGCGGAATCCAGCGACTCAACCACCATAACCACTAAATCAAAGATAGAGGATGCAAAGGTGATGCTGTCATTTGAGAAACACAAAGTAACCTCGACCAGTTGTAGTCTATGTCCTCAAGTCGTCTGGTGTCGACACGTTGTCGCTGTGATTATCTACAGGATACGAAACGCTAATAAG ATCACTGTTCATGCCCCTGTCACAGAGGTACTGGGCACCCTCAGTCGCAACCAGATGCAGAAGTTGCTACAGTACGCAATCCGTGAGGACCCAGGAGGGGTAACATGTCACATCTTTAAACACATGG aTAAGATCAGGGACACTCGATCAGAACTCAACCAAACTCAGGGAGCTCCTGATCCAACCTTTGGGATCTGTGAAGGTCAGGAATCCTGTATAGATCTGTCCCTGGAACAGCTGAACCATGACTTCAGGGATGATGTAAAGAGAGTCAG TAGCTACCGTTACCCTGACACCTGTAACTTTGACGAGAAGGCTAAATCACAGATCTACCGATTTTACATCCAGAAGGTGGCAGAGTTGATTGCAAATGAAGAGGTTGATTCGGCAGGAAAGGTGCTGATCAAAATGGCCAACACAACACTTAATG aAATCACAACCCAGAGACAATCAGTGAGTGTGAACAGATTGTTCCATGACATAGAGAGACTTTTTTCCTGTTTCATCTCCAGCTTTCAGGGCCAAATCAGGGCTGACCTCATCCAAACTGCTATTGATATCAACAG CATTACAAAGAACATGGATTCTGACAGGTTCATAAACGCCTCCGAGTGGTCGGATCTAGACTCCATCCCACTGGAAAACTACATAACTGAATCTTCTATGAGTTGTGAAGATGGAAATTCTCAGGGCATTCTGGGAGCCTCAAGGACCGCACCTTTCTATCAGGCAGTATGTTCTAGTCTTATTTCTGATCCTCCGGATTCCTTAGAAGATCTGCTGAACGGGAACCAAAGACCTCTAACCAC ATCTTATGAAGAACCACTTCCAATAATGTTGCTGAGGTTTGAAACATTGATGCACTTCGGAACGAAGAAAGTTGACCAAAAACTTTACTATTTAGGGGTGGTCATATTGAGAAAGCTCTTGAACCTATCGAGAAAG TACTCGGTCATTGGCTGTAACAAGGTTCTGGACAGTGACAGTGAAG CCTCATCTTCAGAAAATGACGATTCAGATAACGAATCTGTTTCCAGTTTAACCTCAATGAAAAGAACACGAAAGCAGAAAAACCGACCAAAGAAGAAACCTTGCTCAGTTCCTCGTCTAGACACCACTGAGGTTGATATGGAAGGCATGTCTCGG GCCCAGATTTCCTACAGCCTTCTCTTCGTCTGCTACACACTTTACAAGGTAGAAAACCTGGTCAGTCTTGGACTTGAGGGATTTCCAGTAATTTTGGATGCCACCTTCCGAGCCATGGAGCTAGGCAGGTTCCGAGCGATCGCCTCAGAAGATGCCATTGTAGCCAAAGATTACTGTTGGCTGGTATACCTAGACAAGCAAATACAGGAGTCGTACTCCAAACTTGCTGACAACAATAGTACGATACATACTCTACAGGAACAAACTGTACAGAAGTATGCCTCAGCACTCCAAGAACACCAAGCCAGTTTCTATGGTGATAATTATGCCGTCGGGTTGCTTAGCCTGTTGCTGCACGAATCCCTGATCAGTGAGAAAGTTGGACAGACTTTAGCCTTGGAAGGGGCCTGTCTGAGTACTCGTCCACTGAGACTCCTCAACATACCGGAACTACCCTTCA ATAAAAGTAATGCTGAAGATTTGAAGAGCAGATGGAAATTTGTCATTGAAAAAATTTTCTCTGGCTTCCTggacaataaaacaaacaacaatgCACTCATTtcaaag TTCCTGACCTACACAGAGAGTATTGACGACATAGAGTTTGCATTTTTAGTCTATCAAGTACTATCAAAATACCAGAAGGAATTTACCCTTCTAGAGCAGCAAATCGCCTTCTTCAAGTTTCTTCTTCAACTAGTCAAGCTCTGCAACAGCTACACATTTGATGTCCTTGGTTTAAGATCAATGCTATGTACCTCGTTTATAGATGTAGGGGTACAAATCCAAACAGAGTTTCTTGGCCTGATCCTTCCCGACTGGCAAGAAATGTGTACTCTTTTCTCCACTGAAGACCTTAAGAAGATCATAAAG GTCATGGAGGGCTACATGTATAAGAAGGGCGTCGAAGCTTtgccaagggagacaactgacatgttGCTGCGTTACTTCGAGGCTGGGTTCAAACATGACGAGGAGTGTAGTGAATTCCTCAGATTCCTTCCTTTTGGTGCACTAAGACAGGATGCACTACAAAAAGTCATCTACAACAACATGAACTACACCCCTACTGCACTGCTACTATTGGCTAAAATCACCCATGATGAAATGGACTCTTCCACTTTACCATTTGGAGATCTGTTCTCTGAAAATGTGTTTCTGTTGATACAACAGGCTTTCAGGAGGCTGAGAGAGCCGAACAATGGTAATGATGCTATTGCTGACACAGATACAGCATTCTCAGTTGACCTACGGGTTCACCTCCTCTGGTTCTTTGGAAAGATAGCGGAATGTGGGTATGGCGACGACATTGTTAAAGGTTCACAATTCCCCACCATTATGGACGACATCGCAACTACCATCAGAAATGACTCTCAGTTACTGGTTTCTTTCTTCAGTGAAATGAAGAAATCAGAGCCACTATTTGACCATGCAAGACATGTTCTGGGAGAGCATCTCATTGGTAGCTACCAGAGACGATTTCAGTCACGCTTGCGGACTTGTGGTAGATGCTCCTATGAGTATGTGCTCCAAGAAATGAAAGAGGCCAGAAATAATTGCATGCAATATGTTGACAATGGAGGTGCtttgtttaaaagaaatgtGACTGAACATGTCCGAAGGCTTCATCGAGGCAAGAAGAAATTTCTACAGCTGATGGATTCTAAATTTCCAGAGCTGCGTAAGGACttttag
- the LOC138324989 gene encoding uncharacterized protein isoform X2: MAEHESESEDFLDSLYDSDYEDCSDRSSQPAANRSTSASPTPRSVQSLSSLAAQVTGEHFPCQFLENHNPPLDEAMIKKVAFWAFPQSESRVKIYAKLTHYKEDDWRDGESLIEEDRIMDITQVGFMVSAILSKTVFLTAESSDSTTITTKSKIEDAKVMLSFEKHKVTSTSCSLCPQVVWCRHVVAVIIYRIRNANKITVHAPVTEVLGTLSRNQMQKLLQYAIREDPGGVTCHIFKHMDKIRDTRSELNQTQGAPDPTFGICEGQESCIDLSLEQLNHDFRDDVKRVSSYRYPDTCNFDEKAKSQIYRFYIQKVAELIANEEVDSAGKVLIKMANTTLNEITTQRQSVSVNRLFHDIERLFSCFISSFQGQIRADLIQTAIDINSITKNMDSDRFINASEWSDLDSIPLENYITESSMSCEDGNSQGILGASRTAPFYQAVCSSLISDPPDSLEDLLNGNQRPLTTSYEEPLPIMLLRFETLMHFGTKKVDQKLYYLGVVILRKLLNLSRKYSVIGCNKVLDSDSEASSSENDDSDNESVSSLTSMKRTRKQKNRPKKKPCSVPRLDTTEVDMEGMSRAQISYSLLFVCYTLYKVENLVSLGLEGFPVILDATFRAMELGRFRAIASEDAIVAKDYCWLVYLDKQIQESYSKLADNNSTIHTLQEQTVQKYASALQEHQASFYGDNYAVGLLSLLLHESLISEKVGQTLALEGACLSTRPLRLLNIPELPFNKSNAEDLKSRWKFVIEKIFSGFLDNKTNNNALISKFLTYTESIDDIEFAFLVYQVLSKYQKEFTLLEQQIAFFKFLLQLVKLCNSYTFDVLGLRSMLCTSFIDVGVQIQTEFLGLILPDWQEMCTLFSTEDLKKIIKVMEGYMYKKGVEALPRETTDMLLRYFEAGFKHDEECSEFLRFLPFGALRQDALQKVIYNNMNYTPTALLLLAKITHDEMDSSTLPFGDLFSENVFLLIQQAFRRLREPNNGNDAIADTDTAFSVDLRVHLLWFFGKIAECGYGDDIVKGSQFPTIMDDIATTIRNDSQLLVSFFSEMKKSEPLFDHARHVLGEHLIGSYQRRFQSRLRTCGRCSYEYVLQEMKEARNNCMQYVDNGGALFKRNVTEHVRRLHRGKKKFLQLMDSKFPELRKDF, translated from the exons AGCATGAATCTGAATCAGAAGACTTCCTGGACAGCTTGTATGACAGTGACTATGAAGACTGCTCTGACAGGTCATCACAGCCAGCGGCCAACCGGTCTACCTCTGCATCACCAACTCCACGTTCTGTGCAATCTCTGTCGTCTCTTGCCGCTCAAGTCACTGGAGAACATTTTCCTTGCCAATTTTTAGAAAATCACAACCCTCCTTTAGATGAAGCCATGATTAAAAAA GTTGCCTTTTGGGCATTTCCCCAGAGTGAAAGTCGAGTAAAGATCTATGCCAAACTAACTCATTACAAAGAGGATGATTGGAGAGATGGCGAGTCACTTATAGAGGAGGATAGGATCATGGATATCACACAAGTTG GATTTATGGTATCGGCAATCTTATCCAAAACTGTGTTTTTGACGGCGGAATCCAGCGACTCAACCACCATAACCACTAAATCAAAGATAGAGGATGCAAAGGTGATGCTGTCATTTGAGAAACACAAAGTAACCTCGACCAGTTGTAGTCTATGTCCTCAAGTCGTCTGGTGTCGACACGTTGTCGCTGTGATTATCTACAGGATACGAAACGCTAATAAG ATCACTGTTCATGCCCCTGTCACAGAGGTACTGGGCACCCTCAGTCGCAACCAGATGCAGAAGTTGCTACAGTACGCAATCCGTGAGGACCCAGGAGGGGTAACATGTCACATCTTTAAACACATGG aTAAGATCAGGGACACTCGATCAGAACTCAACCAAACTCAGGGAGCTCCTGATCCAACCTTTGGGATCTGTGAAGGTCAGGAATCCTGTATAGATCTGTCCCTGGAACAGCTGAACCATGACTTCAGGGATGATGTAAAGAGAGTCAG TAGCTACCGTTACCCTGACACCTGTAACTTTGACGAGAAGGCTAAATCACAGATCTACCGATTTTACATCCAGAAGGTGGCAGAGTTGATTGCAAATGAAGAGGTTGATTCGGCAGGAAAGGTGCTGATCAAAATGGCCAACACAACACTTAATG aAATCACAACCCAGAGACAATCAGTGAGTGTGAACAGATTGTTCCATGACATAGAGAGACTTTTTTCCTGTTTCATCTCCAGCTTTCAGGGCCAAATCAGGGCTGACCTCATCCAAACTGCTATTGATATCAACAG CATTACAAAGAACATGGATTCTGACAGGTTCATAAACGCCTCCGAGTGGTCGGATCTAGACTCCATCCCACTGGAAAACTACATAACTGAATCTTCTATGAGTTGTGAAGATGGAAATTCTCAGGGCATTCTGGGAGCCTCAAGGACCGCACCTTTCTATCAGGCAGTATGTTCTAGTCTTATTTCTGATCCTCCGGATTCCTTAGAAGATCTGCTGAACGGGAACCAAAGACCTCTAACCAC ATCTTATGAAGAACCACTTCCAATAATGTTGCTGAGGTTTGAAACATTGATGCACTTCGGAACGAAGAAAGTTGACCAAAAACTTTACTATTTAGGGGTGGTCATATTGAGAAAGCTCTTGAACCTATCGAGAAAG TACTCGGTCATTGGCTGTAACAAGGTTCTGGACAGTGACAGTGAAG CCTCATCTTCAGAAAATGACGATTCAGATAACGAATCTGTTTCCAGTTTAACCTCAATGAAAAGAACACGAAAGCAGAAAAACCGACCAAAGAAGAAACCTTGCTCAGTTCCTCGTCTAGACACCACTGAGGTTGATATGGAAGGCATGTCTCGG GCCCAGATTTCCTACAGCCTTCTCTTCGTCTGCTACACACTTTACAAGGTAGAAAACCTGGTCAGTCTTGGACTTGAGGGATTTCCAGTAATTTTGGATGCCACCTTCCGAGCCATGGAGCTAGGCAGGTTCCGAGCGATCGCCTCAGAAGATGCCATTGTAGCCAAAGATTACTGTTGGCTGGTATACCTAGACAAGCAAATACAGGAGTCGTACTCCAAACTTGCTGACAACAATAGTACGATACATACTCTACAGGAACAAACTGTACAGAAGTATGCCTCAGCACTCCAAGAACACCAAGCCAGTTTCTATGGTGATAATTATGCCGTCGGGTTGCTTAGCCTGTTGCTGCACGAATCCCTGATCAGTGAGAAAGTTGGACAGACTTTAGCCTTGGAAGGGGCCTGTCTGAGTACTCGTCCACTGAGACTCCTCAACATACCGGAACTACCCTTCA ATAAAAGTAATGCTGAAGATTTGAAGAGCAGATGGAAATTTGTCATTGAAAAAATTTTCTCTGGCTTCCTggacaataaaacaaacaacaatgCACTCATTtcaaag TTCCTGACCTACACAGAGAGTATTGACGACATAGAGTTTGCATTTTTAGTCTATCAAGTACTATCAAAATACCAGAAGGAATTTACCCTTCTAGAGCAGCAAATCGCCTTCTTCAAGTTTCTTCTTCAACTAGTCAAGCTCTGCAACAGCTACACATTTGATGTCCTTGGTTTAAGATCAATGCTATGTACCTCGTTTATAGATGTAGGGGTACAAATCCAAACAGAGTTTCTTGGCCTGATCCTTCCCGACTGGCAAGAAATGTGTACTCTTTTCTCCACTGAAGACCTTAAGAAGATCATAAAG GTCATGGAGGGCTACATGTATAAGAAGGGCGTCGAAGCTTtgccaagggagacaactgacatgttGCTGCGTTACTTCGAGGCTGGGTTCAAACATGACGAGGAGTGTAGTGAATTCCTCAGATTCCTTCCTTTTGGTGCACTAAGACAGGATGCACTACAAAAAGTCATCTACAACAACATGAACTACACCCCTACTGCACTGCTACTATTGGCTAAAATCACCCATGATGAAATGGACTCTTCCACTTTACCATTTGGAGATCTGTTCTCTGAAAATGTGTTTCTGTTGATACAACAGGCTTTCAGGAGGCTGAGAGAGCCGAACAATGGTAATGATGCTATTGCTGACACAGATACAGCATTCTCAGTTGACCTACGGGTTCACCTCCTCTGGTTCTTTGGAAAGATAGCGGAATGTGGGTATGGCGACGACATTGTTAAAGGTTCACAATTCCCCACCATTATGGACGACATCGCAACTACCATCAGAAATGACTCTCAGTTACTGGTTTCTTTCTTCAGTGAAATGAAGAAATCAGAGCCACTATTTGACCATGCAAGACATGTTCTGGGAGAGCATCTCATTGGTAGCTACCAGAGACGATTTCAGTCACGCTTGCGGACTTGTGGTAGATGCTCCTATGAGTATGTGCTCCAAGAAATGAAAGAGGCCAGAAATAATTGCATGCAATATGTTGACAATGGAGGTGCtttgtttaaaagaaatgtGACTGAACATGTCCGAAGGCTTCATCGAGGCAAGAAGAAATTTCTACAGCTGATGGATTCTAAATTTCCAGAGCTGCGTAAGGACttttag
- the LOC138324989 gene encoding uncharacterized protein isoform X1 → MAGLSRFTERNRRHRRVCHSHIQIHNVVSDSEHESESEDFLDSLYDSDYEDCSDRSSQPAANRSTSASPTPRSVQSLSSLAAQVTGEHFPCQFLENHNPPLDEAMIKKVAFWAFPQSESRVKIYAKLTHYKEDDWRDGESLIEEDRIMDITQVGFMVSAILSKTVFLTAESSDSTTITTKSKIEDAKVMLSFEKHKVTSTSCSLCPQVVWCRHVVAVIIYRIRNANKITVHAPVTEVLGTLSRNQMQKLLQYAIREDPGGVTCHIFKHMDKIRDTRSELNQTQGAPDPTFGICEGQESCIDLSLEQLNHDFRDDVKRVSSYRYPDTCNFDEKAKSQIYRFYIQKVAELIANEEVDSAGKVLIKMANTTLNEITTQRQSVSVNRLFHDIERLFSCFISSFQGQIRADLIQTAIDINSITKNMDSDRFINASEWSDLDSIPLENYITESSMSCEDGNSQGILGASRTAPFYQAVCSSLISDPPDSLEDLLNGNQRPLTTSYEEPLPIMLLRFETLMHFGTKKVDQKLYYLGVVILRKLLNLSRKYSVIGCNKVLDSDSEASSSENDDSDNESVSSLTSMKRTRKQKNRPKKKPCSVPRLDTTEVDMEGMSRAQISYSLLFVCYTLYKVENLVSLGLEGFPVILDATFRAMELGRFRAIASEDAIVAKDYCWLVYLDKQIQESYSKLADNNSTIHTLQEQTVQKYASALQEHQASFYGDNYAVGLLSLLLHESLISEKVGQTLALEGACLSTRPLRLLNIPELPFNKSNAEDLKSRWKFVIEKIFSGFLDNKTNNNALISKFLTYTESIDDIEFAFLVYQVLSKYQKEFTLLEQQIAFFKFLLQLVKLCNSYTFDVLGLRSMLCTSFIDVGVQIQTEFLGLILPDWQEMCTLFSTEDLKKIIKVMEGYMYKKGVEALPRETTDMLLRYFEAGFKHDEECSEFLRFLPFGALRQDALQKVIYNNMNYTPTALLLLAKITHDEMDSSTLPFGDLFSENVFLLIQQAFRRLREPNNGNDAIADTDTAFSVDLRVHLLWFFGKIAECGYGDDIVKGSQFPTIMDDIATTIRNDSQLLVSFFSEMKKSEPLFDHARHVLGEHLIGSYQRRFQSRLRTCGRCSYEYVLQEMKEARNNCMQYVDNGGALFKRNVTEHVRRLHRGKKKFLQLMDSKFPELRKDF, encoded by the exons AGCATGAATCTGAATCAGAAGACTTCCTGGACAGCTTGTATGACAGTGACTATGAAGACTGCTCTGACAGGTCATCACAGCCAGCGGCCAACCGGTCTACCTCTGCATCACCAACTCCACGTTCTGTGCAATCTCTGTCGTCTCTTGCCGCTCAAGTCACTGGAGAACATTTTCCTTGCCAATTTTTAGAAAATCACAACCCTCCTTTAGATGAAGCCATGATTAAAAAA GTTGCCTTTTGGGCATTTCCCCAGAGTGAAAGTCGAGTAAAGATCTATGCCAAACTAACTCATTACAAAGAGGATGATTGGAGAGATGGCGAGTCACTTATAGAGGAGGATAGGATCATGGATATCACACAAGTTG GATTTATGGTATCGGCAATCTTATCCAAAACTGTGTTTTTGACGGCGGAATCCAGCGACTCAACCACCATAACCACTAAATCAAAGATAGAGGATGCAAAGGTGATGCTGTCATTTGAGAAACACAAAGTAACCTCGACCAGTTGTAGTCTATGTCCTCAAGTCGTCTGGTGTCGACACGTTGTCGCTGTGATTATCTACAGGATACGAAACGCTAATAAG ATCACTGTTCATGCCCCTGTCACAGAGGTACTGGGCACCCTCAGTCGCAACCAGATGCAGAAGTTGCTACAGTACGCAATCCGTGAGGACCCAGGAGGGGTAACATGTCACATCTTTAAACACATGG aTAAGATCAGGGACACTCGATCAGAACTCAACCAAACTCAGGGAGCTCCTGATCCAACCTTTGGGATCTGTGAAGGTCAGGAATCCTGTATAGATCTGTCCCTGGAACAGCTGAACCATGACTTCAGGGATGATGTAAAGAGAGTCAG TAGCTACCGTTACCCTGACACCTGTAACTTTGACGAGAAGGCTAAATCACAGATCTACCGATTTTACATCCAGAAGGTGGCAGAGTTGATTGCAAATGAAGAGGTTGATTCGGCAGGAAAGGTGCTGATCAAAATGGCCAACACAACACTTAATG aAATCACAACCCAGAGACAATCAGTGAGTGTGAACAGATTGTTCCATGACATAGAGAGACTTTTTTCCTGTTTCATCTCCAGCTTTCAGGGCCAAATCAGGGCTGACCTCATCCAAACTGCTATTGATATCAACAG CATTACAAAGAACATGGATTCTGACAGGTTCATAAACGCCTCCGAGTGGTCGGATCTAGACTCCATCCCACTGGAAAACTACATAACTGAATCTTCTATGAGTTGTGAAGATGGAAATTCTCAGGGCATTCTGGGAGCCTCAAGGACCGCACCTTTCTATCAGGCAGTATGTTCTAGTCTTATTTCTGATCCTCCGGATTCCTTAGAAGATCTGCTGAACGGGAACCAAAGACCTCTAACCAC ATCTTATGAAGAACCACTTCCAATAATGTTGCTGAGGTTTGAAACATTGATGCACTTCGGAACGAAGAAAGTTGACCAAAAACTTTACTATTTAGGGGTGGTCATATTGAGAAAGCTCTTGAACCTATCGAGAAAG TACTCGGTCATTGGCTGTAACAAGGTTCTGGACAGTGACAGTGAAG CCTCATCTTCAGAAAATGACGATTCAGATAACGAATCTGTTTCCAGTTTAACCTCAATGAAAAGAACACGAAAGCAGAAAAACCGACCAAAGAAGAAACCTTGCTCAGTTCCTCGTCTAGACACCACTGAGGTTGATATGGAAGGCATGTCTCGG GCCCAGATTTCCTACAGCCTTCTCTTCGTCTGCTACACACTTTACAAGGTAGAAAACCTGGTCAGTCTTGGACTTGAGGGATTTCCAGTAATTTTGGATGCCACCTTCCGAGCCATGGAGCTAGGCAGGTTCCGAGCGATCGCCTCAGAAGATGCCATTGTAGCCAAAGATTACTGTTGGCTGGTATACCTAGACAAGCAAATACAGGAGTCGTACTCCAAACTTGCTGACAACAATAGTACGATACATACTCTACAGGAACAAACTGTACAGAAGTATGCCTCAGCACTCCAAGAACACCAAGCCAGTTTCTATGGTGATAATTATGCCGTCGGGTTGCTTAGCCTGTTGCTGCACGAATCCCTGATCAGTGAGAAAGTTGGACAGACTTTAGCCTTGGAAGGGGCCTGTCTGAGTACTCGTCCACTGAGACTCCTCAACATACCGGAACTACCCTTCA ATAAAAGTAATGCTGAAGATTTGAAGAGCAGATGGAAATTTGTCATTGAAAAAATTTTCTCTGGCTTCCTggacaataaaacaaacaacaatgCACTCATTtcaaag TTCCTGACCTACACAGAGAGTATTGACGACATAGAGTTTGCATTTTTAGTCTATCAAGTACTATCAAAATACCAGAAGGAATTTACCCTTCTAGAGCAGCAAATCGCCTTCTTCAAGTTTCTTCTTCAACTAGTCAAGCTCTGCAACAGCTACACATTTGATGTCCTTGGTTTAAGATCAATGCTATGTACCTCGTTTATAGATGTAGGGGTACAAATCCAAACAGAGTTTCTTGGCCTGATCCTTCCCGACTGGCAAGAAATGTGTACTCTTTTCTCCACTGAAGACCTTAAGAAGATCATAAAG GTCATGGAGGGCTACATGTATAAGAAGGGCGTCGAAGCTTtgccaagggagacaactgacatgttGCTGCGTTACTTCGAGGCTGGGTTCAAACATGACGAGGAGTGTAGTGAATTCCTCAGATTCCTTCCTTTTGGTGCACTAAGACAGGATGCACTACAAAAAGTCATCTACAACAACATGAACTACACCCCTACTGCACTGCTACTATTGGCTAAAATCACCCATGATGAAATGGACTCTTCCACTTTACCATTTGGAGATCTGTTCTCTGAAAATGTGTTTCTGTTGATACAACAGGCTTTCAGGAGGCTGAGAGAGCCGAACAATGGTAATGATGCTATTGCTGACACAGATACAGCATTCTCAGTTGACCTACGGGTTCACCTCCTCTGGTTCTTTGGAAAGATAGCGGAATGTGGGTATGGCGACGACATTGTTAAAGGTTCACAATTCCCCACCATTATGGACGACATCGCAACTACCATCAGAAATGACTCTCAGTTACTGGTTTCTTTCTTCAGTGAAATGAAGAAATCAGAGCCACTATTTGACCATGCAAGACATGTTCTGGGAGAGCATCTCATTGGTAGCTACCAGAGACGATTTCAGTCACGCTTGCGGACTTGTGGTAGATGCTCCTATGAGTATGTGCTCCAAGAAATGAAAGAGGCCAGAAATAATTGCATGCAATATGTTGACAATGGAGGTGCtttgtttaaaagaaatgtGACTGAACATGTCCGAAGGCTTCATCGAGGCAAGAAGAAATTTCTACAGCTGATGGATTCTAAATTTCCAGAGCTGCGTAAGGACttttag